A part of Chitinimonas koreensis genomic DNA contains:
- a CDS encoding TIM-barrel domain-containing protein: MTTQALHTEELDSSRRHLLQTGGGLPAAQIAVHADEPFSTLPIGSAGLLEAGTALFLPEGMTADTQPVSLALLERPRPSGPLPADWTLRPAFSRSASCHRLRLAVPAGSSLYGSGEVDGPLLRNGQRIALWNTDNFQYAYDGGRRLYQSHPWVLGVQADGRAFGVLLDSTWPAELALAGGAIEFTSEGPAFPVIVIERESPQAVLRALARLTGTMALPPRWALGYQQCRWSYYPDDQVREIADEFRRRRLPCDVIWLDIHYMDGYRVFTFSPKDFPDPKALNGYLHERGFKSVWMIDPGVKAEPGYAVYDAGSEIDAWVRDAGGEVFKGQVWPGDCVFPDFTRPEVRAWWAGLYRDYMAQGIDGVWNDMNEPAVFDGPDKTMPRDNRHRGGGELPAGPHAQYHNVYGLLMVQASREGIMAARPDKRPFVLSRANFLGGQRYAATWTGDNASTWEHLELSIPMSLNLGLSGQPFNGPDLGGFAGDEVEPALWGHWIGMGAFFPFCRGHAIEGSQDKEPWSFGPAVESAARIALERRYRLLPYLYTLFRRAAQDGSPVMAPAFFADLGNTALRSEARVFLLGDDLLVVPRWAEAPELPRGIWRSVSLIDGDRADRYQADLRLRGGAIVPLGRVVQSTVEESLDPLTLLVCLDAAGHAEGRLYEDDGEGYGYRDGDYLLTTYRAVRQGDRVELSIAASEGRRARPVRQVVVEVVADGGVFRAVGDERNGIIVPLQQAAGDASPSA; the protein is encoded by the coding sequence GTGACGACGCAAGCGCTGCACACCGAGGAACTCGATTCGAGCCGCCGCCATCTGCTGCAAACCGGTGGCGGCCTGCCGGCGGCGCAGATCGCCGTCCATGCCGACGAACCGTTCTCCACGCTGCCGATCGGCAGCGCCGGCCTGCTCGAGGCCGGCACCGCGCTGTTCCTGCCCGAGGGCATGACGGCCGACACGCAGCCGGTCTCGCTGGCGCTGCTGGAACGGCCGCGGCCCAGCGGCCCGCTGCCGGCGGACTGGACGCTCAGGCCCGCGTTCTCGCGCAGCGCCAGCTGCCACCGGCTGCGCCTGGCCGTACCGGCCGGCAGCAGCCTGTACGGCAGCGGCGAAGTCGACGGCCCGCTGCTGCGCAACGGCCAGCGCATCGCGCTGTGGAACACCGACAACTTCCAGTACGCCTATGACGGCGGCCGCCGGCTCTACCAGTCGCACCCGTGGGTGCTCGGCGTGCAGGCCGACGGCCGCGCCTTCGGCGTGCTGCTCGATTCGACCTGGCCGGCCGAGCTCGCGCTCGCCGGCGGCGCGATCGAATTCACCAGCGAAGGCCCGGCCTTCCCCGTCATCGTGATCGAACGCGAATCGCCGCAGGCCGTGCTGCGCGCGCTGGCGCGGCTCACCGGCACCATGGCCCTGCCGCCGCGCTGGGCGCTCGGCTACCAGCAATGCCGCTGGTCCTACTACCCCGATGACCAGGTGCGCGAGATCGCCGACGAATTCCGCCGCCGCCGCCTCCCCTGCGACGTGATCTGGCTCGACATCCACTACATGGACGGCTACCGCGTCTTCACCTTCTCGCCCAAGGACTTCCCCGATCCCAAGGCGCTCAACGGCTACCTGCACGAGCGGGGCTTCAAGAGCGTGTGGATGATCGACCCCGGCGTGAAGGCCGAGCCGGGCTACGCGGTCTACGACGCCGGCAGCGAGATCGACGCCTGGGTGCGCGACGCCGGCGGCGAGGTGTTCAAGGGCCAGGTATGGCCAGGCGACTGCGTGTTCCCCGACTTCACCCGGCCCGAGGTGCGCGCCTGGTGGGCCGGGCTGTACCGCGACTACATGGCGCAGGGCATCGACGGCGTGTGGAACGACATGAACGAGCCGGCGGTGTTCGACGGCCCGGACAAGACCATGCCGCGCGACAACCGGCATCGCGGCGGCGGCGAACTGCCGGCCGGGCCGCATGCGCAATACCACAACGTCTACGGCCTGCTGATGGTGCAGGCCAGCCGCGAAGGCATCATGGCGGCCCGGCCGGACAAGCGGCCCTTCGTGCTGAGCCGGGCCAACTTCCTCGGCGGCCAGCGCTATGCCGCCACCTGGACCGGCGACAACGCCTCGACTTGGGAACACCTGGAACTGTCGATCCCGATGAGCCTGAACCTCGGGCTGTCGGGCCAGCCGTTCAACGGCCCCGACCTCGGCGGCTTCGCCGGCGACGAGGTGGAGCCCGCGCTGTGGGGCCACTGGATCGGCATGGGCGCGTTCTTCCCGTTCTGCCGCGGCCACGCGATCGAAGGCTCGCAGGACAAGGAACCGTGGTCATTCGGCCCGGCGGTGGAAAGCGCCGCGCGCATCGCGCTGGAACGGCGCTACCGGCTGCTGCCCTATCTTTACACGCTGTTCCGGCGTGCCGCGCAGGACGGCTCGCCGGTGATGGCGCCGGCCTTCTTCGCCGACCTGGGCAATACCGCGCTGCGCAGCGAGGCGCGGGTATTCCTGCTCGGCGACGATCTCCTGGTGGTGCCGCGCTGGGCCGAGGCACCCGAGCTGCCGCGCGGCATCTGGCGCAGCGTCTCGCTGATCGACGGCGACCGCGCCGACCGCTACCAGGCCGACCTGCGGCTGCGCGGCGGCGCCATCGTGCCGCTGGGCCGGGTGGTGCAGAGCACGGTCGAGGAATCGCTCGACCCGCTGACCCTGCTGGTCTGCCTCGATGCGGCCGGCCATGCCGAAGGCCGGCTGTACGAGGACGACGGCGAGGGCTACGGCTACCGCGACGGCGACTACCTGTTGACCACCTACCGCGCGGTGCGCCAGGGCGACCGGGTGGAGCTGAGCATCGCCGCCAGCGAAGGCCGGCGCGCACGGCCGGTGCGGCAGGTGGTGGTCGAGGTGGTTGCCGACGGCGGCGTGTTCCGCGCCGTCGGCGACGAGCGCAACGGCATCATCGTGCCGCTGCAGCAGGCGGCCGGCGACGCATCGCCTTCGGCCTGA